In Streptomyces sp. NBC_01439, the following are encoded in one genomic region:
- a CDS encoding SDR family NAD(P)-dependent oxidoreductase, with the protein MPTPTAPYGLTGRTALITGAASGIGRATAVLLAEAGAHVHCADRDEQGLAETAALVAKAGGTATVHPLDVTDRAALRAAVTAAGPLDITAAIAGVMHTSSVLETTDEDLDRILDINFKGVLLTCQEAARSMIAAGRPGSLVTMASGAVDAAQPGLLCYSAAKAAVVQLTKTLATEAGPHGIRVNAVAPGWIRTPMTGRHSPEVQEQTEAAMVRMSPLRRVGEPEDIARAVLYLASDASSFMTGQILRPNGGVSMPW; encoded by the coding sequence ATGCCCACACCCACAGCCCCGTACGGCCTCACCGGCCGCACCGCCCTGATCACCGGCGCCGCCAGCGGCATCGGCCGCGCCACCGCCGTCCTGCTCGCCGAGGCGGGGGCGCACGTGCACTGCGCGGACCGCGACGAGCAGGGCCTCGCCGAGACGGCCGCACTCGTCGCCAAGGCCGGCGGCACCGCCACCGTCCACCCGCTCGACGTCACCGACCGGGCCGCGCTCCGGGCGGCCGTCACTGCGGCGGGCCCGCTCGACATCACGGCCGCCATCGCCGGGGTCATGCACACGAGCAGTGTCCTGGAGACCACCGACGAGGACCTCGACCGGATCCTGGACATCAATTTCAAGGGGGTCCTGCTCACCTGCCAGGAAGCCGCCCGTTCCATGATCGCGGCGGGCCGCCCCGGCTCCCTCGTCACCATGGCCTCCGGGGCCGTGGACGCCGCCCAGCCCGGCCTGCTCTGCTACAGCGCCGCCAAGGCCGCCGTCGTCCAGCTGACCAAGACACTCGCCACCGAGGCCGGCCCGCACGGCATACGGGTCAACGCCGTCGCCCCGGGCTGGATCCGCACCCCCATGACCGGCCGCCACAGCCCCGAGGTCCAAGAGCAGACCGAGGCGGCGATGGTCCGGATGTCCCCGCTGCGCCGGGTCGGCGAGCCCGAGGACATCGCCCGTGCGGTGCTCTACCTGGCCTCGGACGCCTCGTCCTTCATGACGGGTCAGATCCTTCGCCCGAACGGTGGGGTGTCCATGCCCTGGTAG
- a CDS encoding DUF2716 domain-containing protein, whose amino-acid sequence MRARYEAHVRGRLPERPGSVHPDGDHHRHLDPEPRFGTLGPPREPTPCAFGAPLTAGAEAELTALLGEPVRRRDSLRARARTYKTRQAGPA is encoded by the coding sequence GTGCGGGCACGTTACGAGGCGCACGTGCGGGGACGGCTTCCCGAGCGGCCGGGTTCGGTCCATCCGGACGGCGACCACCACCGCCACCTCGACCCCGAGCCGCGCTTCGGGACGCTCGGGCCCCCCAGGGAGCCCACCCCGTGCGCGTTCGGGGCGCCGCTGACCGCCGGGGCCGAGGCCGAGCTCACCGCGCTGCTCGGGGAACCGGTGCGCCGGCGGGACTCACTCCGGGCGCGCGCAAGAACGTACAAGACCCGTCAGGCGGGCCCCGCGTAG
- a CDS encoding ATP-dependent helicase, with translation MAGAALDSFSPATRSWFTGAFVTPTDAQEGAWRAIGEGSDVLVVAPTGSGKTLAAFLAALDRLASTPPPADAKKRCRVLYVSPLKALAVDVERNLRSPLTGIRQESVRLGLPEPDIRVGIRSGDTPPAERRALATRPPDILITTPESLFLMLTSATREALAGIETVILDEVHAVAGTKRGAHLALSLERLDELLPRPARRIGLSATVRPVDEVARYLAPRGKVEIVQPPSAKEFDLSVVVPVQDMGELGGSPATEGKEGGDKPSIWPHVEERIADLVQAHRSTIVFANSRRLAERLCNRLNEIAYERAVGEKLPEHSSPAEVMAQSGAALGAPPLLARAHHGSVSKEQRALVEEDLKAGRLPAVVATSSLELGIDMGAVDLVVQVESPPSVASGLQRVGRAGHQVGAVSTGVVFPKYRGDLVQAAVVTERMRTGAIESLRVPSNPLDVLAQQLVAMVAMDTWQLDDLLALVRRAAPFAALPESAFTAVLDMLAGRYPSDAFAELRPRVVWDRVAGTVTGRPGAQRLAVTSGGTIPDRGLFGVFLAGSDPKKGGGRVGELDEEMVYESRVGDVFTLGTTSWRIEDITRDRVLVTPAPGVPGRLPFWKGDQLGRPLELGRAVGAFLRELGGLGEEDARLRLLAAGLDAWAAENVLAYLAEQREACGHVPDDRTIVVERFRDELGDWRVVVHSPFGAQVHAPWALALGARLAEKYGMDAQVMHADDGIVLRLPDADLLSMDLLDHDPAAVHGFEFDDEKAPLGAADVAFDHGDINQLVTDQVGGSALFASRFRECAARALLLPRRSPGRRTPLWQQRQRASQLLQVASEFGSFPIVLEAVRECLQDVFDVPGLTELMGDIEARRVRLVEVTTPEPSPFARSLLFGYVAQFLYEGDSPLAERRAAALSLDSRLLAELLGQAELRELLDAQVLEELERELQWLTEDRRAKDPESVADLLRLLGPLTQDQLTERGADPAWAGELAAARRAIAVRIGGADHWAAIEDAGRLRDALGTALPVGVPEAFTEPVKDPLGDLLARYARTHGPFTTAAVAARFGLGAAVTEGALHRLAAAGRVVQGEFHPAGIGQEWCDATVLRRLRRRSLAALRQELEPVPPTSLATFLPQWQHLSGALRGLDGLARAVEQLQGAPVPASALERLILPSRVSGYSPGLLDELTTAGEVVWAGAGALPGKDGWISLYLAEAAPMLLPPPHPLEQSPLHQAVLASLAGGYGLFFRQIAQSIRGEFPEVSDVALSEAVWDLAWSGRLTNDTLAPLRSLLGSGRTAGSTAHRARRTVPRGRYGTLSATVSRSGPPTVSGRWSLLPDTAPDPTHRAHALARTLLDRHGVVTRGAVAAEGVEGGFSAVYRVLSAFEDSGQARRGYVVEGLGAAQFAMDGAVDRLRAAERTPPPLAAVVLAAADPANAYGAALPWPEPPAGATHKPGRKAGSLVVLVDGELVLYLERGGKTLLAWPAPEDPRLTAATTALAGASRAGTLPALTVERINAAAALTSPLGPALEAAGFHATPRGLRLRS, from the coding sequence ATGGCAGGCGCTGCGCTCGACTCGTTCTCCCCCGCGACCCGCTCGTGGTTCACGGGGGCCTTCGTCACGCCCACCGACGCGCAGGAGGGCGCCTGGCGGGCGATCGGGGAGGGCTCGGACGTGCTGGTGGTGGCCCCCACCGGCTCCGGCAAGACCCTGGCGGCGTTCCTCGCCGCCCTCGACCGGCTCGCGTCGACCCCGCCGCCCGCGGATGCGAAGAAGCGCTGCCGCGTGCTGTACGTCTCGCCCCTGAAGGCCCTGGCCGTCGACGTGGAGCGCAATCTGCGCAGCCCGCTGACCGGGATCCGCCAGGAGTCGGTCCGCCTGGGCCTGCCCGAGCCGGACATCCGGGTCGGGATCCGCTCCGGCGACACCCCGCCCGCCGAACGGCGGGCGCTGGCCACCCGCCCGCCGGACATCCTCATCACCACGCCCGAATCGCTGTTCCTGATGCTGACCTCGGCGACCCGGGAGGCCCTGGCCGGGATCGAGACGGTGATCCTGGACGAGGTGCACGCGGTGGCGGGGACCAAGCGCGGCGCCCATCTCGCCCTCTCCCTGGAGCGGCTGGACGAGCTGCTGCCCCGCCCGGCGCGCCGGATCGGGTTGTCGGCGACGGTGCGGCCGGTGGACGAGGTGGCCCGGTACCTGGCGCCGCGCGGCAAGGTGGAGATCGTCCAGCCGCCGTCGGCCAAGGAGTTCGACCTGTCGGTGGTCGTCCCGGTGCAGGACATGGGCGAGTTGGGCGGCTCCCCGGCGACCGAGGGCAAGGAGGGCGGGGACAAGCCGTCGATCTGGCCGCATGTGGAGGAGCGGATCGCCGACCTGGTGCAGGCGCACCGCTCGACGATCGTGTTCGCCAACTCCCGCCGGCTCGCCGAGCGGTTGTGCAACCGGCTCAACGAGATCGCGTACGAGCGCGCCGTCGGCGAGAAGTTGCCCGAGCACTCCTCGCCGGCCGAGGTCATGGCCCAGTCGGGCGCCGCGCTGGGCGCCCCTCCGCTGCTGGCCCGCGCGCACCACGGCTCGGTGTCCAAGGAGCAGCGGGCGCTGGTGGAGGAGGACCTGAAGGCGGGCCGGCTGCCGGCCGTGGTCGCCACCTCCAGCCTGGAGCTGGGCATCGACATGGGCGCGGTGGACCTGGTGGTGCAGGTGGAGTCGCCGCCCTCGGTGGCCTCCGGGTTGCAACGGGTGGGCCGGGCCGGGCACCAGGTGGGCGCGGTCTCCACCGGGGTGGTCTTCCCCAAGTACCGGGGAGACCTGGTGCAGGCGGCGGTGGTCACCGAGCGGATGCGCACGGGGGCGATCGAGTCCCTGCGGGTGCCCTCCAACCCCCTCGACGTACTGGCGCAGCAGCTGGTCGCGATGGTCGCGATGGACACGTGGCAGCTGGACGACCTGCTCGCCCTGGTGCGGCGGGCGGCGCCCTTCGCGGCGCTGCCGGAGTCGGCGTTCACGGCGGTGCTGGACATGCTGGCCGGGCGCTATCCGTCGGACGCGTTCGCCGAGCTCCGGCCGCGCGTGGTCTGGGACCGGGTGGCGGGGACAGTCACGGGCCGGCCGGGTGCCCAGCGCCTCGCGGTCACCTCGGGCGGCACGATCCCCGACCGGGGTCTCTTCGGTGTCTTCCTCGCGGGCTCCGACCCCAAGAAGGGCGGCGGCCGGGTCGGGGAGCTCGACGAGGAGATGGTCTACGAGTCCCGGGTCGGGGACGTCTTCACCCTGGGCACCACCTCGTGGCGGATCGAGGACATCACGCGGGACCGGGTCCTGGTCACCCCCGCACCCGGGGTGCCGGGCCGGCTGCCGTTCTGGAAGGGCGACCAGCTCGGGCGGCCGCTCGAACTGGGCCGTGCGGTCGGCGCGTTCCTCCGCGAGCTCGGCGGCCTGGGCGAGGAGGACGCCCGCCTACGCCTGCTGGCGGCCGGCCTGGACGCCTGGGCCGCCGAGAACGTGTTGGCGTACCTCGCCGAACAGCGCGAGGCCTGCGGTCACGTCCCCGACGACCGGACCATCGTGGTCGAGCGGTTCCGCGACGAGCTCGGGGACTGGCGGGTCGTGGTCCACTCCCCTTTCGGCGCGCAGGTGCACGCCCCCTGGGCGCTGGCACTGGGCGCCCGCCTCGCCGAGAAGTACGGCATGGACGCGCAGGTGATGCACGCCGACGACGGGATCGTGCTCCGTCTGCCCGACGCGGACCTGCTGTCCATGGACCTCCTGGACCACGATCCGGCGGCCGTGCACGGGTTCGAGTTCGACGACGAGAAGGCTCCGCTGGGCGCGGCCGATGTCGCCTTCGACCACGGTGACATCAACCAGCTCGTCACCGACCAGGTCGGCGGCTCCGCACTGTTCGCCTCACGGTTCCGCGAGTGCGCGGCCCGCGCCCTGCTGCTGCCGCGCCGCAGCCCCGGCCGGCGCACCCCGTTGTGGCAGCAGCGCCAGCGCGCCTCCCAGCTGCTCCAGGTGGCCTCGGAGTTCGGCTCCTTCCCGATCGTGCTGGAAGCCGTACGGGAGTGCCTCCAGGACGTCTTCGACGTGCCCGGCCTGACCGAGCTGATGGGGGACATCGAGGCGCGCCGGGTCCGGCTGGTCGAGGTGACCACCCCGGAGCCCTCCCCCTTCGCCCGTTCCCTCCTCTTCGGGTACGTGGCCCAGTTCCTCTACGAGGGGGACTCGCCGCTGGCCGAGCGCCGGGCGGCCGCGCTGTCGCTGGACTCCCGGCTGCTGGCGGAGCTGCTCGGCCAGGCGGAGTTGCGCGAACTCCTCGACGCGCAGGTGCTGGAGGAGTTGGAGCGGGAGCTCCAGTGGCTCACGGAGGACCGGCGGGCCAAGGATCCCGAGTCGGTGGCCGACCTGCTGCGCCTGCTGGGCCCACTGACGCAGGACCAGTTGACCGAGCGCGGGGCGGATCCGGCCTGGGCCGGCGAGCTTGCCGCGGCCCGTCGCGCCATCGCGGTCAGGATCGGCGGCGCGGACCACTGGGCGGCGATCGAGGACGCGGGCCGGCTGCGCGACGCGCTGGGCACGGCGCTGCCCGTCGGGGTTCCGGAGGCGTTCACCGAGCCGGTCAAGGACCCACTCGGGGACCTCCTGGCCCGGTACGCCCGCACCCACGGGCCCTTCACCACGGCCGCCGTCGCCGCCCGCTTCGGCCTGGGCGCGGCAGTGACCGAAGGCGCCCTGCACCGGCTGGCGGCGGCCGGCCGGGTGGTGCAGGGCGAGTTCCATCCGGCGGGCATCGGCCAGGAGTGGTGCGACGCGACGGTGCTGCGCCGGCTCCGCCGCCGTTCCCTCGCCGCGCTCCGCCAGGAGCTGGAACCAGTACCGCCGACCTCACTCGCCACCTTCCTCCCCCAGTGGCAGCACCTGAGCGGAGCACTGCGCGGCCTCGACGGGCTGGCCCGTGCGGTGGAACAGCTCCAGGGCGCCCCGGTGCCGGCCTCCGCGCTGGAACGCCTGATCCTCCCGTCGCGGGTGAGCGGGTACTCCCCGGGCCTGCTGGACGAACTCACCACCGCGGGCGAGGTGGTCTGGGCGGGCGCCGGCGCCCTCCCGGGCAAGGACGGCTGGATCTCCCTGTACCTGGCGGAAGCGGCCCCGATGCTGCTGCCCCCGCCGCACCCGCTGGAGCAGAGCCCCCTCCACCAGGCGGTCCTGGCATCGCTGGCGGGCGGGTACGGCCTGTTCTTCCGGCAGATCGCGCAGTCGATCCGCGGCGAGTTCCCCGAGGTGTCCGACGTCGCCCTCTCCGAGGCCGTATGGGATCTGGCCTGGTCGGGCCGGCTCACCAACGACACGCTGGCCCCCTTGCGGTCGCTGCTCGGTTCGGGCCGCACGGCCGGCTCGACGGCGCACCGGGCCCGGCGCACCGTCCCCCGCGGCCGGTACGGCACGCTCAGCGCGACCGTGTCCCGTAGCGGACCGCCCACGGTCTCCGGACGCTGGTCCCTGCTGCCGGATACGGCCCCCGACCCGACGCACCGGGCCCACGCCCTGGCCCGCACGCTGTTGGACCGGCACGGGGTGGTGACCCGTGGGGCGGTCGCCGCGGAAGGGGTGGAAGGCGGCTTCAGCGCGGTCTACCGCGTCCTGTCGGCCTTCGAGGACAGCGGCCAGGCGCGCCGGGGCTACGTAGTGGAGGGGCTGGGCGCGGCCCAGTTCGCGATGGACGGGGCGGTGGACCGCCTCAGGGCCGCCGAGCGGACCCCGCCCCCTCTGGCGGCGGTGGTGCTGGCGGCCGCCGACCCGGCGAACGCCTACGGCGCGGCCCTGCCCTGGCCCGAGCCGCCGGCCGGGGCCACCCACAAGCCGGGCCGCAAGGCGGGCTCCCTGGTGGTGCTGGTGGACGGGGAGCTCGTCCTGTACCTGGAGCGCGGCGGCAAGACCCTGCTGGCCTGGCCCGCCCCGGAGGACCCCCGGCTCACGGCGGCCACGACCGCCCTGGCGGGCGCCTCCCGCGCGGGCACGCTCCCGGCCCTCACGGTGGAACGGATCAACGCGGCGGCGGCCCTGACCTCCCCCCTGGGTCCGGCCCTGGAGGCGGCCGGCTTCCACGCCACTCCGAGGGGGTTGCGCCTGCGCTCCTGA
- a CDS encoding AraC family transcriptional regulator, producing the protein MGTDEDEGAGGRREWARHWQYAELPGLDLLRAHYVRHTFPRHAHDGYVIAAVTGGVEEIGLPGHVVRAGPGSVVLINPEVPHTARAGVPEGWAYATLYPSSELLAEVADDLGTLRGTPGFTTDMVADPQGAQAITEIHRAAEAGNALAADTLLRSVVARMLTRHAGPLPARTVRGAGGADAAAARAVLQERMADPPSLEQLAAELGTSPFALLRAFRERYGMPPHTWLTDARVRQARRLLDAGTAPAEAAVAVGFTDQPHLNRHFTRIVGVPPGAYRRERTL; encoded by the coding sequence ATGGGGACGGACGAGGACGAGGGCGCCGGGGGGCGCCGGGAGTGGGCACGGCACTGGCAGTACGCGGAACTGCCGGGCCTCGACCTGCTGCGCGCCCACTACGTGCGCCACACCTTCCCGCGCCACGCGCACGACGGGTACGTCATCGCGGCCGTCACCGGAGGCGTCGAGGAGATCGGGCTCCCCGGCCACGTGGTGCGCGCCGGACCGGGCAGCGTGGTCCTGATCAACCCCGAGGTACCGCACACCGCGCGCGCCGGCGTGCCCGAGGGCTGGGCGTACGCCACCCTCTACCCCTCCAGCGAGCTGCTCGCCGAGGTCGCCGACGACCTCGGCACCCTGCGCGGCACCCCCGGCTTCACCACCGACATGGTCGCCGACCCCCAGGGCGCGCAGGCCATCACCGAGATCCACCGGGCCGCCGAGGCGGGGAACGCACTGGCCGCCGACACACTGCTGCGCAGCGTGGTGGCGCGGATGCTGACCCGGCACGCCGGACCGCTGCCCGCCCGTACCGTCCGCGGTGCGGGCGGCGCCGACGCCGCGGCGGCCCGGGCCGTACTGCAGGAGCGGATGGCCGACCCGCCGTCGTTGGAGCAGCTCGCCGCGGAGCTGGGCACGAGCCCCTTCGCGCTGCTGCGGGCCTTCCGCGAGCGGTACGGGATGCCGCCGCACACCTGGCTGACCGACGCCCGCGTCCGGCAGGCGCGCCGGCTCCTCGACGCGGGCACGGCGCCCGCGGAGGCGGCCGTCGCCGTGGGCTTCACCGACCAGCCGCACCTGAACCGGCACTTCACCCGGATCGTGGGGGTGCCGCCCGGCGCGTACCGGCGGGAGCGCACGCTCTAG
- a CDS encoding helix-turn-helix domain-containing protein encodes MILLRRLLGDVLRRQRQRQGRTLREVSSSARVSLGYLSEVERGQKEASSELLSAICDALDVRMSELMREVSDELSLAELAQSAAASEPVSVPVRPMLNSVSMASVTGGPERVTIKAPAEAVNVVAA; translated from the coding sequence ATGATTCTGCTCCGTCGCCTGCTGGGTGACGTGCTGCGTCGGCAGCGCCAGCGCCAGGGCCGTACTCTGCGCGAAGTCTCCTCGTCGGCCCGAGTTTCTCTCGGCTATCTTTCCGAGGTGGAGCGGGGGCAGAAGGAGGCATCCTCCGAGCTGCTCTCCGCGATCTGCGACGCGTTGGACGTACGGATGTCCGAGCTGATGCGCGAAGTCAGTGACGAACTGTCGCTGGCCGAGCTGGCACAGTCGGCCGCGGCAAGCGAACCGGTCAGCGTGCCGGTCCGCCCGATGCTCAATTCGGTCTCCATGGCTTCGGTCACGGGTGGACCGGAGCGGGTGACCATCAAGGCACCTGCGGAAGCGGTGAATGTCGTAGCCGCGTGA
- a CDS encoding CinA family protein has protein sequence MAAVAEDALRLLAESDQTLAVAESLTGGMVAAELTAVPGASRSFRGSVTAYATEIKHVVLGVDAGLLAAEGAVNAQVAAEMAAGVRRVMGASWGISTTGVAGPEPQDGQPVGTVFVAVDGPGGRKTVRLRLKGSRAEIRRESARTVLRLLSDQLRENARGQDTEQNGGI, from the coding sequence GTGGCCGCAGTGGCTGAGGATGCGCTACGCCTCCTTGCGGAGAGTGACCAGACCCTTGCCGTGGCGGAATCGCTGACGGGCGGGATGGTGGCCGCCGAGCTGACGGCGGTCCCCGGAGCCTCCCGGTCCTTCCGCGGCTCGGTCACCGCGTACGCGACGGAGATCAAGCACGTGGTCCTCGGGGTGGACGCGGGATTGCTCGCAGCCGAAGGTGCGGTGAACGCGCAGGTCGCGGCGGAGATGGCGGCCGGTGTGCGGCGCGTGATGGGGGCTTCGTGGGGGATCTCGACCACAGGGGTGGCCGGTCCGGAGCCGCAGGACGGGCAGCCGGTGGGCACCGTTTTCGTCGCGGTGGACGGTCCAGGGGGCAGGAAAACGGTCCGTCTGAGGTTGAAAGGCTCCCGCGCGGAAATTCGTAGGGAGAGTGCACGCACAGTGCTCAGGCTTCTCTCGGACCAACTCCGCGAGAATGCGCGGGGGCAGGATACGGAACAGAACGGGGGGATTTGA
- a CDS encoding DUF3046 domain-containing protein encodes MRLTIFWERMAEHFGAGYADSFARDHVMTELGGRTVHQALDAGWETKDVWRAVCSAMDVPASLR; translated from the coding sequence ATGCGGTTGACGATTTTCTGGGAACGGATGGCGGAGCACTTCGGCGCGGGCTATGCGGACTCCTTCGCGCGGGACCACGTCATGACGGAGCTGGGCGGGCGCACCGTCCACCAGGCGCTGGATGCGGGCTGGGAGACCAAGGACGTGTGGCGCGCGGTGTGTTCGGCGATGGACGTACCGGCGTCGCTGCGCTGA
- a CDS encoding AzlC family ABC transporter permease — MRETQAPDERPRAAVVRDALGVGVAVGLSGFAFGVTAAGAGISTLQACVLSLLVFTGASQFALVGALAAGGNPFTAAAGAFFLGTRNAFYGLRLSQLLRLPRAVRPLAAHWVIDETTAVALAQPDRKSARLGFTVTGLTLYVLWNLTTLLGALGAEAIGDTRAWGLDAAGPAVFLALLAPMLKTSTERAVAALALVLGLGFLPVLPAGVPVLIAALAAPVVLWMKGRRP, encoded by the coding sequence ATACGAGAGACACAGGCGCCCGACGAGCGGCCGCGCGCCGCCGTGGTGCGGGACGCGCTCGGGGTCGGGGTGGCCGTCGGACTGTCCGGGTTCGCCTTCGGGGTGACCGCCGCCGGGGCCGGCATCAGCACCCTCCAGGCCTGTGTGCTCAGCCTCCTCGTCTTCACCGGTGCTTCGCAGTTCGCCCTGGTCGGGGCGCTCGCGGCGGGCGGGAACCCGTTCACCGCCGCCGCCGGGGCCTTCTTCCTCGGGACCCGGAACGCCTTCTACGGGCTGCGGCTGTCGCAGCTGCTCAGGCTGCCCCGCGCCGTGCGGCCCCTCGCTGCGCACTGGGTGATCGACGAGACCACTGCCGTCGCGCTGGCCCAGCCCGACCGGAAGTCGGCCCGGCTCGGCTTCACCGTCACCGGACTCACCCTCTACGTGCTGTGGAACCTCACCACCCTGCTCGGTGCGCTCGGGGCCGAGGCCATCGGGGACACCAGGGCGTGGGGCCTGGACGCCGCCGGCCCCGCCGTGTTCCTGGCGCTGCTGGCCCCGATGCTGAAGACCTCCACTGAGCGGGCCGTCGCCGCCCTCGCGCTCGTCCTCGGCCTCGGCTTCCTGCCCGTACTGCCCGCCGGGGTGCCCGTGCTGATCGCGGCCCTGGCCGCCCCCGTCGTGCTGTGGATGAAGGGACGCCGTCCGTGA
- a CDS encoding Fpg/Nei family DNA glycosylase: MPEGDSVRRVATRLHTALAGRALTRSDLRVPRFATADLTGRVTLDVTPRGKHLLTRFEGGLTLHSHLRMDGAWRVFAPGEKWRGGPAHEIRAVLGTVDHIAVGYRLPVLELIRTAEEDRAVGHLGPDLLGPDWDPALAAAHLLAVPERPLGEALLDQRNLAGIGNIYKAELCFLAQVTPWTPVGALPESALPRLAAAAHRLLSANTGERPGPRNTTGSRRPGQDLFVYGRAHRPCLRCGTPVREAPQDGRPTYWCPRCQQGPTP; encoded by the coding sequence ATGCCCGAAGGTGACAGCGTCCGGCGCGTGGCGACCCGGCTCCACACCGCCCTCGCAGGCCGCGCACTCACCCGCAGCGACCTGCGCGTCCCCCGCTTCGCCACCGCCGACCTCACCGGTCGCGTCACCCTCGACGTCACCCCCCGCGGCAAACACCTCCTCACCCGCTTCGAGGGCGGCCTCACCCTGCACAGCCACCTCCGGATGGACGGCGCCTGGCGCGTCTTCGCCCCCGGCGAGAAGTGGCGCGGCGGCCCCGCGCACGAGATCCGAGCCGTCCTCGGCACGGTCGACCACATCGCCGTCGGTTACCGCCTCCCCGTCCTGGAGCTGATCCGCACCGCCGAGGAGGACCGCGCCGTGGGCCACCTCGGCCCCGACCTGCTCGGCCCGGACTGGGATCCGGCCCTCGCCGCCGCCCACCTCCTCGCCGTCCCCGAGCGCCCCCTCGGCGAGGCCCTGCTCGACCAGCGCAACCTCGCCGGCATCGGCAACATCTACAAGGCCGAACTCTGCTTCCTGGCCCAGGTCACCCCTTGGACCCCGGTCGGCGCGCTCCCCGAATCGGCTCTGCCCCGGCTGGCCGCCGCCGCCCACCGGCTGCTGTCCGCGAACACCGGCGAGCGGCCGGGCCCGCGCAACACGACCGGCAGCCGCCGCCCCGGCCAGGACCTCTTCGTCTACGGCCGCGCGCACCGTCCCTGCCTGCGCTGCGGCACCCCCGTCCGCGAGGCCCCCCAGGACGGCCGCCCCACCTACTGGTGCCCCCGCTGCCAGCAGGGCCCGACACCCTGA
- a CDS encoding AzlD domain-containing protein translates to MNVWIAIGLTVVGCYAVKLAGLLVPAGALERPLVRRLAALLPVALLAALTAQQTFSTGSALVVDARAAGLAAAGLALLLRAPFLVVVAAAVVVTAGVRALGG, encoded by the coding sequence GTGAACGTCTGGATCGCCATCGGCCTCACGGTCGTCGGCTGCTACGCCGTCAAGCTCGCCGGGCTGCTCGTCCCCGCCGGGGCCCTGGAACGGCCGCTCGTGCGCCGCCTGGCCGCACTGTTGCCGGTCGCCCTGCTCGCCGCCCTCACCGCCCAACAGACCTTCAGCACCGGGTCCGCCCTCGTCGTCGACGCCCGCGCCGCCGGACTCGCGGCCGCCGGGCTGGCGCTGCTGCTGCGGGCCCCGTTCCTGGTCGTGGTCGCGGCCGCCGTCGTCGTCACCGCGGGGGTACGGGCCCTGGGGGGCTGA
- a CDS encoding AI-2E family transporter, whose amino-acid sequence MTPPVEAEEPKTPDQPGRPGPPGSPPSGAAPAADDARMPRWLPRAVVLVLALVACFQLGSWAFHQLIGLLVNILIAFFLALAIEPAVARMAAGGMRRGLATFVVFLAVLIVTAGFLALLGSLLAGQIVAMVEGFPGYLDSVIKAINSTFHTELSRLEIQESVLRSDWLRKYVQNSASGVLDVSATVLGGLFKLLTIGLFSFYFAADGPRLRRALCSVLPPAKQAEVLRAWEIAVAKTGGYLYSRGLMALISGVATYIVLAVLGVPYAPALAVWVGLVSQFVPTIGTYLAGALPVLLAFTVDPWYALYVLGFVVIYQQFENYVLQPKLTSKTVDIHPAVAFGSVIAGTALLGAVGALIAIPAVATLQSFLGAYVKRYELTRDAESSTARRRRRVRLPRLR is encoded by the coding sequence GTGACACCGCCGGTGGAGGCGGAGGAGCCGAAAACGCCGGATCAGCCGGGTCGGCCGGGTCCGCCCGGGTCGCCCCCGTCCGGTGCGGCCCCCGCCGCGGACGATGCGCGCATGCCGCGCTGGCTGCCGCGCGCCGTGGTCCTCGTACTGGCCCTCGTGGCCTGTTTCCAGCTCGGTAGCTGGGCCTTCCACCAGCTGATAGGCCTCCTCGTCAACATCCTGATCGCGTTCTTCCTCGCGCTCGCGATCGAACCGGCGGTGGCCAGGATGGCGGCCGGCGGCATGCGCCGCGGGCTCGCCACCTTCGTGGTGTTCCTCGCGGTGCTCATCGTGACCGCGGGCTTCCTCGCCCTGCTCGGCTCGCTGCTCGCCGGGCAGATCGTCGCCATGGTCGAGGGCTTCCCGGGCTATCTCGACTCGGTGATCAAAGCGATCAACTCCACCTTCCACACCGAACTGTCCCGGCTGGAGATCCAGGAGAGCGTGCTGCGCTCCGACTGGCTGCGCAAGTACGTGCAGAACAGCGCGTCCGGAGTGCTCGACGTCTCCGCCACCGTGCTCGGCGGACTCTTCAAGCTGCTGACGATCGGACTGTTCTCCTTCTACTTCGCCGCCGACGGACCGCGGCTGCGGCGCGCGCTGTGCTCCGTACTGCCGCCCGCGAAGCAGGCCGAGGTGCTGCGCGCCTGGGAGATCGCCGTCGCCAAGACGGGCGGGTACCTCTACTCGCGCGGGCTGATGGCCCTGATCTCCGGTGTCGCGACCTACATCGTGCTGGCGGTCCTCGGGGTGCCGTACGCGCCCGCGCTCGCCGTGTGGGTGGGACTGGTCTCGCAGTTCGTCCCCACCATCGGCACCTATCTCGCGGGCGCGCTGCCGGTCCTGCTCGCCTTCACCGTGGACCCCTGGTACGCGCTGTACGTACTCGGCTTCGTGGTGATCTACCAGCAGTTCGAGAACTACGTCCTGCAGCCGAAGCTGACCTCGAAGACCGTGGACATCCATCCGGCGGTGGCCTTCGGATCGGTCATCGCGGGCACCGCCCTGCTGGGCGCGGTCGGGGCGCTCATCGCGATCCCGGCCGTCGCCACCCTGCAGTCCTTCCTCGGTGCGTACGTCAAGCGCTACGAACTGACGCGGGACGCGGAGTCCTCTACTGCCCGTCGGCGTCGACGCGTACGACTGCCAAGGCTTCGCTGA